The Ipomoea triloba cultivar NCNSP0323 chromosome 14, ASM357664v1 region GATCTTTCTGAAACCTATCTTGGCACCACAACCAACCCTATTGGAGGGTCGTCGCCTACGTTGTATAAGACCTCCACCATCTTCTCCTTCCCCATTTTTGTGCTTCTTTACACCCCCACCTTTATATCCCTCACGGCTGCAGACTaaatattttgttgttatttCTCCTTCCCTATTTCTCTTCGCGGTGCTTTGCCTGGCGTCGAATCCACTTAGGGCGGCATAACTCCTATACAGTTGGACACCCTCTTCTAATGACTTAAATTTAAGACCAACATGTGGCACAGATGCACCCTCACAATTGGGCACCCAATACTTGGTTCTTCCTGGAGATATCTCTATTATGCAAGGTTCAACGGCAATTTGAGTTGTTTCTCCTGCATTCCCGTCTGCCAAAAAGTTCgattattaaaacaaaatacaaataataaaattaaagcctACACTGTTGAAGCAGTGCACTGCTGTAGTAGCAGGAGAAAAAAACCAGCGCCAAAAGGAAGGGAAAAACAAATCACACAGTATTTATAAACTGATTAATTGTTCCAGTAGTGCATGGTGAAGTTGCACTACATTCTCACACAATACCACCATTctactattaaataaaacaagatCATGGTTACATATCAACAATCAACGTACTATTACTAACCTGAATGCATGTTGGCGAGGATGGTGATGGCGTTCTCTTACTGGTGGCAGGAAAACGATGTACGTGATGTTGCAGTCGTTAGGATGGTGGCGAAGTACTCTTACCAGTGCCAAGAAAACGATAAAAGGCCTCTTGTAGTCGTTTCCCAATCAAAATTCACTACCGCAAAGATAGGAGTTCAACTACCAGAAGGATCGTTCACTACCGCAAAGATAGGAGTTCAACTACCAGAAGGATCGTATAgaatagtattaaaattaaaaaaactaccAGAAGGATCGTATAgaatagtattaaaattaaaaaggaacAGGGCATTGCCGGACATACCCCTATGTATTCAGTTTAATAGTAAACGGTGTGATTATCCTAATTAATTGTAAGCCATTAGATCACCACAAATCGATTATCCTAATTAATTGTAAGCCATTAGATCACCACAAATCTATGGTTAGTACAAGTTCTCAAGTTTGCATGGTAAGGGAATCTATGGTTAGTACAAGTTCTCAAGTTTGCATGGTAAGGGAGGTTTGCATCTGAAAaccaccctatatatatatatatatatatatatatatatatttatttatttatttatttatttatttatttatttattaaatattccTAATCCTAAACTTAATCCACCCAACCTATTTAATAATGTTTTGAAATGAAATATTGTTTTGTGACCGACAAACCCaccatattttttaaatatatatattattttatatatatatatatatattcacactacactgtgaatatatatattggacaGTCACACACtgtccaatatatatattcacagaatgtgaatatatgtatattcaaactgtgaatgtatatattaaaaaaaaaaaaaaaaaaaaaaaaagggagaagaaAGATGAAAAGCCCGCGAATCCGCGCGGGGCGAGTTAGGGTTATACAAATTTTGGCCTGCGGGCCTAACGAGTCGGTCTACAAAAGCCCGCCAGAAATTTGGCCCGCGGTAGGGCAGGCCAGCCTATTTTGACAGTACTACTTTATGTACCTATTGTCTTCTTTCTCTATTCTGCCCTATATTGTTACATCTATTTGCCCAAGCAAGGATACATCCAATTTTACAACATTCTCTTTattatccaatttttttttggtaaatttacaggacGGTCCAGGGTCCATCCACGTCCGCTCcaggaggcacgggagctggcccaaggggaatcgtcacttgtgggaattgaacccgggttctcccgaaattcctccccacaaagagagctcacttaccacttgagctaccccattgggttctTTATTATCCAATTTACGGATGAGTCTAGTCGTCCATTAAAAACCATGGTAAacaatttgacaaaaataatcACATCAAACATTTATCATCCACGGAAAGGAACAGAAAAACCAAATGCAGAAGAAATACGATTACAGGAGCAtctcttcaaatcttcaatcgtCAAGGACTAAGCCTCTAAACTAGAACATTTTACACATGCACGCACTTCGTGCAAAAAACACACATGCAATACTTGCAACAGCTTTATGAACCTGTCTGTTTGCCAACACGAAAATGGGCAAAACCACAAAAAATTTGTCCGAGTTTCAGTGACGCGGTTAATAACCATACAATCTGAAAGACGCCTGGAACAAGATGCTAAGGTAACACAACAAGGCAGACCATTGCAACCCTCTATTTGGATTTTCACAGAGAGCTTAGTCAGAGCTGCCAACTTCCTTGTATCCTGAGCATATTAATTAACAGAATTCTTCTATTGCTTTTGTTGATATCTTAAACCAGTTAGGAGCTTTGCGTTCCTCAAGAGACACTCTCTACACTCTCTCATTTGAAGTGACGGGATTTGGGTGTGCCAAGAAGCACAAAATTAAACCTAGAAATTAGCAGAGAAAatcaccattaaaaaaaaatactaaaaaggtCATCCTACTCTAGCTTCAGCAATATTTGCCGTGAGAAATGAGGTAAATTAATACAAACCTCAGAAAAGATAAACTGGCTTATGTCCTTTAGCTTGCATCAGCATTCATGGCTGGCTTCTTTTTTCGCTTGTGCTTAGGCTTTATAGCATCCTTTAAAGTTTTCACTCTGTTAGTTGGTATTTCATTTCCAGTTGTCACAGCTATTAAAGGTGCTGGACTAACATCTGCAAAACGTTGTCCAGATTCTGTATCACAAGGCTTCTTATGCACTGTTTCAGTTTCATATGGCTTCTCAAGGAGAGCTGAAGAGCCTGCACATTTTAAAAGCAATTTAACTAGTCAATTTCTATAAATCTACAATTCCTTCCAAATTATAATGTACAGCACACTAAATTAAACCTAGAAATTAGCagagaaaatatgaaaagattTCACACACTATTTAGATTGCAACTAAAAAACAATGGATTAGTACAGAAATCTCATACTTGACAATCCCCAAATTGACCAAGCCAAAGAAAATAATACTCCAAACTTCTGATCACCATAGTACAAAGTGTACAAcagtgttttttgtttttttttgggaggggtTGGGAGGTAGGATTGTAGATAAAATGTTTATGTTGAAACTGAGGGATTGAAAGCCTGGCAgatggagaataacaaccatcCACCAGTTAGCGGAAGCAAAATATGTGAGAAACCAAAGAAAAAGAGAATAtaaagaatatattataatgaaagattACAATAGATTGTCTCTCTGTGTACTCTATACTTCTATCTATTTAAGGATCCTATTGATTCCTATATTTATAGGAACATGGGGACTAAATCAagcctaataggaataggaaactaagcCCACTCCTAAtaggagtttcctaatattcaacaaaGGTTTCCTAATACTCAACAGTTTAAGTAGCAACAATCACAATCACTCACACCAATATCACTGTATTATAAGATAAAATCTTTCCTTGCAAGCCTGTTGGGTAGGAATAGCCCCTTTTATGCTTAACATCACTATCATTCAGTTGACTCACTCTATCAGAAGATCCATATCTAGTAATGATTTTTGGGGTAGTGGGGCAATACTATTCAGTTCCATTTATTAAGAAGCACAAAAATTGTTgtgtttacttcatttctctaGTTCTCCGTTCTCCGTTCTCCGTTCTCCATTCTCTATATTCCAAACTGGAGAAATGTGCAAGTAAACGTATTGTCTATTTTGCTTTCTCCAATTTTCCGTATCTCCAGAAAAATGGATAAATTCTCCAATTAGTACATGCATTATAAATGTACCTACTAACCTGGCTGAGGCTCAACTACACAACTTGCTATAATTGTTTCATTTTGATGCAGTCATGCAGATGGCCAAATCTATAAGTTATCTCACCATTTTTTCCATATGAAGTAAAAAATCTAGAATATTATCACATATCTAGTCTTACAAGCCATGAAACACATCATTTTCTAAAGAAACATCATTCTGTACCAAACAAATGTAGGGCAGATATAAATGCTCACCATGTAAAGCAAGAGTAGACTTCAATTCTTCTATGTTAACACCAGTTGAATATGGATCCCTGACATGTagtaatgcaaaaaaaaagtaagaattGGCAAAAGAGAAGGtgcatttaataattaataagcaTACTCCATTTTTCTTTGTCGCAAAGTGTGATAATAAATGCTTTTCAAAAGCAAAAACTAGTCTTTCTCACTCAAAAAGGTGCTTTTTCTAACTTGTTAGTTCAGTTTATTATCCTTCTAAGAACTTAATTCATAACAAGAAGACTTAGTCCAGCAAGAGATGTATACAATATTGAAACACGTAATTAACACAAACACGTGCATATATTGTTaaataataaagcatataatgagatttattataaaaaaaaaaaaaaaaaaaaaaaaaaaaacaaacaaacaaacaaacaaacaaaccaaaacaaaaaaaaacaaaaaaacaaacaaacaaaacaaaaaacaaaacctaCCAACTTGATGGTCTGCCTGAAAATTTCTGATATTTCCCAACTCCCCTGTTATTTCCATCTGGCTTAGAAGATTGTGTTTCAACATCCATGTCATCACTATGACTGACACAGCAATCCTCTGATTTTACCCTTTGTATATCCATTGTCTGCATGGAAAAATCATTGACTTTCCCATGACCAGGGTCAGGAATATCAATTGTGGCAGTAGCAGGGGTGTGTCTTTTGATTTTTCTAAGAGCTCTTTCCGTGCTGTATGATTCAACCTGTGCATTAACAGCTTGAGTTTTAATACAAAAAAGCTTAATCCATTTGACAAGAGGATCTTCACTTTCACCAACAGAAAGACATCTACTGGTTTCATAGCCATGAACGAAATGTAATGTGTTAATCCATAGAGCAACCATTAACAATAAGGTATTTTTTAGAGGTCCAAGAGCCATCCAAATCCACTATGTTTTAAAGATCTAAGGACCATCCAATCCCATTAAACACATTATTATAATAGCAATTTTATATTTAGAGTTTTCCATGATCCTTAAAAATTGATTCAAGGGTGATTCTGAAtcacaaatactccgtaataaagcAGTTAAAAGGCATAATGCAAGGAAAACATGTCTTTTCACAAGATTAgcactcacggcattctttatCTTGCTTGTTATATCACCAGCCTTCACTGAAGCAATGCGAAGGCACTGCATTATAACACTCTGCATCACACCATCTCCTCCTGCCTTTTGAATGGCACAGACATCACTATTTGCATTAACAGTAGCTGTCATTCTTCCTCCCATTACAGCCTCTTCAAAATGAGTTGGATCTACCACCTACACATGAAACACATTTAAACATAAGTACACATTGAGTAAATAGGCCTGTATAAATGGCACTCCATTCGATAAAAATATGGTCTTTTAACTAAGCTTACCACTATATTCCCCTTTCCAATAAATGCAAAGGTCACTGCTATAGGCATATGATGTATGACCAAGGGAAGTGGTTCCCTAACCTGTCCACAAATGCAAAAGCCACACAATTCAACAGTTGAATCTCATAAAGCATATCAACCAAACTAAAATAGTACTGATGGAAGCATGATATAAATCAGATCTTTCAGAGATAATAGTAGTGGAACCAAAAAATGTACATCAGCATAAGAGCTTTCAAAGTGAAACAAAGGGAGAAACAGGAgcaattacaaaataaataaataaataaataaatctgtTACTTCTAGAATAATACATAATTAACAGTGTTATATAGATCATTTGCTTCCACAGTAATTAAAATGAAGTCAACACTTCCACCAagagaaatatataaaatgtatttgAGAGAATCATAACAAACCCGCAGACCTCAGGTGGATGCAAAATAATTTCCTTTCCATCCTCGCCTCCAAGTGTACAATCAGGCCTCCGAAATGTTGAGAGAGCAGCTAAGGCTGCAATGTTGGCAGCATCAACAAGATTCCTAGTCTCACAAAAATGGGAAAGAAACCTTCAGTTTACTGATGTTAAGTTGGACTATTAAATTAGTTATTGATGGAGACATGAAAACATAATAACTCACCCTCCATTGTCTAAAATTTGGAGATCAATACGGATAGACCAAACCCACTTCCCAGCTACAACACAGAGAGATTCAGTGTCCACAGCTCTGCTTTCCCTGCAATTACACTTTTCCACTGTCAGCTAAGTAGTCAATTCTTAACACCCTCTCAAAGCATTTTCAATGCATATGCCTCTTAAATTTCAATAGCAGTTTTGAAAACCTTAAATCAAAACTCTCAAATTTCAATTGCCTCTTAAAGTTTTTTTCTTGTGCAAATAAAATCTTCTTTTCTCTTAGAAACCTTTATCCTTCTATAGTTCACACATTcagaattttataaaatttgtaaattgtcAATAAAGAAATACTCttgaaaattaaaactaatttgCATAACAAACAATATTCTTACTACCAGACTGTTTGGAAAACAATATGTCAATATTATTTCTATCAAAGATCAATCTTGCTTCTTAAACAGAAGATTTAAATAAACACCTTAGACCACGATCAATTACGCGTCCCAACTCAATAGCAGACTCTCCAGGACGACCTGCCTCAAATGAAGGATCAGCCATAGGAGAAAACTCAGTGTAGATTGCAAGGCTCCCCTCGTTTGGCCTGTCTCGATAAGGTTGCACTAGTTGTGAAGTCACAAAACCCATAACATGAGTTTGCCCCAGCTGCACCTCTGATGAGCCATCTTCTCTGCACATTCATCACATTCTGAAGGCTATAAACTTTAATCATGAAGCAGAAGGAATATAAAATTCCATATATTTTGAAGACAGAATGGAACACATAATAAGAAACACTCTTCAGAAAACTACGCTATCAAATCAATTTCAGTAGATTTACTAGTATTCTTGTATTCAAGATCAAGTAAATTAGTCACATGGAGCACTAATTATATTCTTAGTTgtaaattttaagattttaagaaaaagaaaggagagGAAATCAAAATGTATATTACATCAGTCAATTAAACTAATTCAATCAAAGTTTTATCCCAAAATCATTGTCCTTCTGAATTCCTTAAATCCCTCCATTCTCGtaactttttgagaaattcATATTCAACAACAAATATAGCTTTTTGAAAATATCCGAACTGGTAATTTCATCTTGAAAAAAATGCTCCCTCTAGATTAGTCTAGACAACCCACTGTAGACTGCTACTGGTTATTGGAGGGAAAAAAAATCTGAACTAGACTAGGTAATGCATGCAGTGGCTCAATGTTTCACTGCCTACACATATTCTTGAATTCAAATGTTTAACTCTCTTCTACGCAAACTCAACTTCCACGTATTCCACTTCACTGAGAAACATACACTAGAAATGACAACATTTTACTCTTTAAAGTAAAATGACAAACCCTCACCAATTTGAAATTTGGTAATAGAAACTCCAAACAGTCCCATGAGAAAAATACACACTAGATTAATGTCCTCATCGAGTacttaaaaattgtttttttctctttttcattttttaaaactcGGGTTCAGGTGATTACTAACTAGACACATAAATAATTACCAAGGAACAGAGATAAATATGGCCCTGCTTTCTATTTCCTAATCCATACAAAGATATTCAAGTTAAAGAGAGTATGATTCACCCCACTTCAGAACTAGGAACCTTTATGGCTTTATCTGAAA contains the following coding sequences:
- the LOC116003696 gene encoding exosome complex component RRP45A-like isoform X1 → MEQRLANTLRMTVNEKKFIETALLSDLRVDGRRPFDYRKLNIKFGREDGSSEVQLGQTHVMGFVTSQLVQPYRDRPNEGSLAIYTEFSPMADPSFEAGRPGESAIELGRVIDRGLRESRAVDTESLCVVAGKWVWSIRIDLQILDNGGNLVDAANIAALAALSTFRRPDCTLGGEDGKEIILHPPEVREPLPLVIHHMPIAVTFAFIGKGNIVVVDPTHFEEAVMGGRMTATVNANSDVCAIQKAGGDGVMQSVIMQCLRIASVKAGDITSKIKNAVESYSTERALRKIKRHTPATATIDIPDPGHGKVNDFSMQTMDIQRVKSEDCCVSHSDDMDVETQSSKPDGNNRGVGKYQKFSGRPSSWDPYSTGVNIEELKSTLALHGSSALLEKPYETETVHKKPCDTESGQRFADVSPAPLIAVTTGNEIPTNRVKTLKDAIKPKHKRKKKPAMNADAS
- the LOC116003696 gene encoding exosome complex component RRP45A-like isoform X2, with the translated sequence MGFVTSQLVQPYRDRPNEGSLAIYTEFSPMADPSFEAGRPGESAIELGRVIDRGLRESRAVDTESLCVVAGKWVWSIRIDLQILDNGGNLVDAANIAALAALSTFRRPDCTLGGEDGKEIILHPPEVREPLPLVIHHMPIAVTFAFIGKGNIVVVDPTHFEEAVMGGRMTATVNANSDVCAIQKAGGDGVMQSVIMQCLRIASVKAGDITSKIKNAVESYSTERALRKIKRHTPATATIDIPDPGHGKVNDFSMQTMDIQRVKSEDCCVSHSDDMDVETQSSKPDGNNRGVGKYQKFSGRPSSWDPYSTGVNIEELKSTLALHGSSALLEKPYETETVHKKPCDTESGQRFADVSPAPLIAVTTGNEIPTNRVKTLKDAIKPKHKRKKKPAMNADAS